The genomic segment CGCTCGGATCGTTCTATTATTTATAGCTTTAGAAGAGATATTATCATCGCAGCATCGTTCATCCAAACTGCAACCGCGTTGCTACGTCAGTCAGCGCGTCTTCTCTCTCTGCGCTCAACATTCACCGCTCCGCCTCGCGCTCCGGCGCACGTGCCACAGCCAATAGTTTCTCTGACAACTCTGGCACAGACAGTGCTATTCTGCCAGAGGTCACGAGAAGGAGGTACGGCACATTTCTGTGTTGGTGGggagtgtgtgtatttttatatacatttaaaggaaagagagtttttttcccccccttgcCATACTTTCCAGTTCGCGTGTCACCATTTCCTCCAAAAACGAGCCGGACTTTTTAGCGCGAGCTTCCCGGGTGCTCCACAGCAAGCGAATAATTGGCGCGGTCGTGGGCATCGTCATGATCGTGGCGCTGGTCATCGCAATTCCGCTTCTGATCCAGACCTCCGCGGTTTCAGCGCACTACGAAATGATGGGCACTTGTCGGATGATCTGTGATCCGTACAACCCCAAACCGAGCGCCACGGCGCTGGAGGTGATGCAGGATCTCAGTGCCATCCCACCATCTTTCGCTCAAGGGACTAGAGGCGAACCTGGCCGTCCGGGAAAACCGGGACCCAGGGGTCCACCTGGCGAACCGGGTCCACCTGGTCCAAGAGGACCACCTGGAGACTCCGGCAGACCTGGATTTACCGGCATCACATCGGGAACGGCGAGGACTGAGACTGGAGACGTTGGTCCAGCGTTGGGGAACATCAAGATCGCGTTTTATGTGGGTCTCAAGAACCCCCACGAAGGCTACGAGGTGCTCCGGTTTGATGATGTTGTGACAAATGTGGGAAATCACTATGATCCCACTACTGGCAAGTTTACCTGTCAGGTATCGGGGATTTACTACTTCACCTACCATGTGCTGATGCGCGGAGGGGACGGAACAAGC from the Onychostoma macrolepis isolate SWU-2019 chromosome 09, ASM1243209v1, whole genome shotgun sequence genome contains:
- the c1ql2 gene encoding complement C1q-like protein 2, whose amino-acid sequence is MIVALVIAIPLLIQTSAVSAHYEMMGTCRMICDPYNPKPSATALEVMQDLSAIPPSFAQGTRGEPGRPGKPGPRGPPGEPGPPGPRGPPGDSGRPGFTGITSGTARTETGDVGPALGNIKIAFYVGLKNPHEGYEVLRFDDVVTNVGNHYDPTTGKFTCQVSGIYYFTYHVLMRGGDGTSMWADLCKNGQVRASAIAQDADQNYDYASNSVVLHLDSGDEIYVKLDGGKAHGGNNNKYSTFSGFILYPD